A genome region from Nycticebus coucang isolate mNycCou1 chromosome 22, mNycCou1.pri, whole genome shotgun sequence includes the following:
- the CRYBG2 gene encoding beta/gamma crystallin domain-containing protein 2 isoform X2, producing the protein MAQQQELRAGLTAGSPNRRELDHRETRIPQNRLPGPNMEEASGPPARAEARVVSAILTWRQRPPAQEEIRHRFHKVSLVSGPPQEETFEHNHRQDEVNGFVAWQEETVNCQGSRDGTGSKNFQSHGPVFSKKYTPPPKEKRPVGRLKEAVDQGDGSPQPPRTELPGLGSMAKTEFLVPLPGPREPSPHPGAGLSSGSSRSREERRVTRTVRTTMVVGGQVDQRVSSSVTVEPLISGEALPRGRNVARTVRAVVVSPRAEDSPSHSQALELLSSLMPPEHNPPASRLPRPIAAGSRSQGLGGTGGAALRQPSETAELKDSSALAPAGTPAGGHPPENQDVPVARPDQDQNRVLDARACEHPKVQETSSPSQLPLQTSQGQVPVPSSSRLRIHDPCLGPAHPTERPVVPTHPRAQLTPHVLPPVKREGLTLTDPPSATVLPMVKSKGVKVPGQPLTLSSREAVPGPEGLSAPTSPKNKFVQDSKNVPVISPTQIEVVQGPNAPAASSPSTKVVQGPEGSPNIQKEVVQGISGSLAPSLTKEETVQGPTAPASLTTKQDKVAQMSPSSSPTQKEVVQGSEASAGPSSRQKVVIQDPAVLPAPSSSVDKVSPSPGDTFAQGATEAEVSRESRLVPDPTEGKMCPEPSREEEEMALAADLEIFLDTLRSMEPPEILRTHRLPRAPRSSYLAMYATLPPIEEDQPGPWVLGPSPQEVPALEEKQEEEEEEEEPENPYLSDDEKLQRRQEKAGPGPSWDPRPARSTQASCSPLEMMKKHIAGAKGPQPELGLELQACGRPASRLGGSLLFGSLAPATKEAHTLEPLGKKLSALPPHRAPGLRKVPGQLPLLCSENPERPACSQPQEGWNPALKTQGKLNTRPGKVILFLEPGCQGSSREVWEDIADASGWAPVASIRVVRGCWVLYQKPQFQGQKMVLPEGDVDLRAPGPTWTTHGFGSLRRVVRDYSIPEVSLFSEEGLQGEEVKLTEALNDSLGLERPLKVASATVSAGLWLLYPKPFFEGTPYILEPGEYPTSEALCTSVGSLKPMRLGCPSVEKPGEPKAVVYEAPGFQGCSWEVSRDIYNIRQPEDSQSPHLTSVGSLRVLGGCWVGYEKEGFRGHQYLLEEGEYPDWSHWGGYDELLTSLRVIRTDFGDPAVVLFEAMDFEGHGVEVSKALPDVELVRHGPCTQAIHVLSGVWVAYQEVGFSGEQYVLEKGVYRNCEDWGAGNSALASLQPVLQVGELDLHFVSKIQLFSCPDFLGDRISFEDDQASLPASFQPQSCRIHGGSWILFDEKDFKGDQHILSEGEFPTLTAMGCLASTVLCSLRKVPLHFSEPSIFLFGLECFEGKEIELSGEVRSLQAEGFNNHVLSVRIKGGVWVLCEHSDFRGRQWLVGSCEITNWLTYSGMQRIGSLYPIKQRRVYFRLWNAALGGFLAVPDHVEDMKAGRVVVSDPRAGGSCIWYYEDGLLKNQVAPTMSLQVIGPPSPGSKVVLWAESRLPRQTWSINESGHICSQMFEGQILDVKGGRSYDRDHVVLWELAKERVSQIWTIHVL; encoded by the exons GGTGAGTGCGATACTGACATGGCGGCAGCGGCCCCCTGCCCAGGAAGAGATCAGACATCGTTTCCACAAGGTGTCCCTCGTGTCAGGGCCCCCCCAGGAGGAGACGTTTGAGCACAACCACCGTCAGGATGAAGTCAATGGCTTTGTTGCATGGCAAGAAGAAACTGTGAATTGCCAGGGCTCTCGAGATGGGACTGGTTCCAAGAACTTCCAGAGCCATGGGCCTGTCTTTTCCAAGAAGTACACACCACCACCCAAGGAGAAAAGGCCAgtggggaggctgaaggaagcTGTAGACCAGGGTGATGGGAGCCCCCAACCTCCCAGGACTGAGCTTCCAGGCCTGGGATCCATGGCCAAGACTGAGTTCTTAGTGCCCCTGCCTGGACCCCGTGAGCCAAGTCCCCACCCAGGTGCAGGTCTCAGCAGTGGGAGCTCCAGGAGTCGAGAGGAACGGCGGGTGACACGCACCGTGAGGACCACCATGGTGGTGGGAGGGCAAGTGGACCAACGTGTGAGCAGCTCTGTGACAGTGGAGCCATTGATCTCAGGTGAGGCCCTGCCAAGGGGCCGCAATGTTGCCCGCACGGTGCGTGCAGTGGTGGTGAGCCCCCGGGCTGAGGATTCACCCAGTCACAGCCAAGCCCTGGAATTACTAAGCAGCCTCATGCCTCCTGAGCACAACCCACCTGCCAGCCGCCTGCCAAGACCCATAGCTGCTGGGTCAAGGAGCCAGGGTCTGGGCGGCACAGGAGGGGCAGCTCTGAGGCAGCCATCAGAGACAGCAGAGTTAAAGGACAGCTCTGCCCTGGCCCCTGCAGGCACCCCAGCAGGCGGTCACCCACCTGAGAACCAGGATGTCCCTGTAGCTCGCCCAGACCAAGACCAGAATAGAGTCCTGGATGCCAGGGCCTGTGAGCACCCAAAGGTTCAGGAAACCTCTAGCCCTAGTCAGCTCCCTCTCCAGACTTCTCAGGGCCAAGTCCCAGTCCCCTCCTCTTCCAGACTCCGGATCCATGACCCCTGCCTGGGCCCAGCCCACCCGACAGAGCGGCCTGTGGTGCCCACTCACCCCAGGGCACAGCTCACTCCCCATGTCCTGCCCCCTGTAAAGAGGGAAGGGCTTACGCTCACGGACCCCCCTTCCGCCACTGTCCTGCCCATGGTGAAGAGCAAGGGTGTGAAAGTCCCCGGACAGCCTCTTACTCTATCCTCTAGGGAGGCTGTTCCCGGCCCAGAAGGTCTTTCTGCCCCAACATCCCCAAAGAATAAGTTTGTTCAGGACTCTAAAAATGTCCCTGTCATCTCCCCCACCCAGATAGAGGTAGTACAGGGCCCTAATGCTCCTGCTGCTTCATCCCCCTCAACTAAGGTTGTCCAGGGCCCCGAAGGCAGCCCTAATATCCAAAAAGAGGTTGTCCAGGGGATTTCAGGCAGCCTTGCCCCTTCCCTCACCAAAGAAGAGACTGTCCAAGGCCCAACTGCTCCTGCTTCCCTGACCACCAAACAGGATAAGGTTGCCCAGATGAGCCCTAGCTCATCTCCCACACAAAAAGAGGTTGTCCAGGGCTCTGAAGCTTCTGCTGGCCCATCTTCCAGGCAGAAAGTTGTTATCCAGGACCCTGCTGTTCTCCCTGCCCCATCCTCTTCAGTGGATAAGGTGTCTCCCAGCCCAGGAGATACTTTTGCCCAAGGGGCCACAGAAGCAGAGGTCAGCAGGGAGTCTCGGCTTGTCCCTGACCCCACTGAGGGCAAGATGTGTCCAGAGCCAtcaagggaggaggaagaaatggcCCTGGCTGCTGACCTGGAGATTTTCCTGGATACCTTGCGGAGCATGGAGCCCCCTGAGATCCTAAGGACTCATCGGCTGCCACGAGCCCCACGCTCCTCCTACCTGGCCATGTATGCCACGCTGCCCCCTATCGAGGAGGACCAGCCTGGGCCGTGGGTGCTGGGACCCAGTCCCCAGGAGGTGCCTGCACTGGaagagaagcaggaggaggaggaagaggaggaagagccaGAGAACCCCTACCTGAGTGACGACGAGAAACTCCAGCGCAGGCAGGAGAAAGCTGGGCCTGGCCCCTCCTGGGACCCCCGCCCTGCCAGGTCCACCCAGGCTTCTTGCTCTCCTCTGGAGATGATGAAGAAGCACATAGCAGGTGCCAAGGGCCCCCAGCCAGAGCTGGggctggaactgcaggcatgtGGCAGGCCTGCTTCCCGTCTCGGAGGCAGCCTTCTCTTCGGCAGTCTGGCGCCTGCCACCAAGGAGGCCCACACCCTGGAACCACTGGGCAAAAAACTATCTGCTCTGCCACCCCACAGGGCACCGGGGCTCAGGAAGGTGCCAGGACAGTTGCCCCTGCTCTGCAGTGAAAACCCAGAGAGGCCTGCATGTTCCCAGCCCCAGGAGGGGTGG AATCCAGCCCTAAAGACCCAGGGCAAGCTAAACACCAGGCCTGGAAAG gtgatcctcttctTGGAGCCCGGCTGCCAAGGCAGCAGCAGGGAGGTCTGGGAAGACATTGCTGATGCCTCAGGCTGGGCCCCTGTAGCCTCCATAAGGGTGGTTCGAGGCTG CTGGGTGCTGTACCAAAAGCCGCAGTTCCAGGGTCAGAAGATGGTCTTGCCTGAAGGAGATGTGGACCTCAGAGCTCCAGGGCCAACGTGGACCACTCATGGCTTTGGCTCCCTAAGGAGGGTTGTCCGG GACTACAGCATCCCAGAGGTCAGCCTATTCTCTGAGGAAGGACTGCAGGGCGAGGAAGTGAAGCTAACAGAGGCCTTGAATGACTCCCTGGGCCTGGAGAGGCCCCTGAAGGTGGCATCTGCCACTGTCTCTGCTGGTCT GTGGCTGCTGTACCCCAAACCATTCTTTGAAGGCACCCCATACATCCTGGAGCCCGGAGAGTACCCCACGTCAGAGGCTTTGTGCACCAGTGTGGGCTCCCTGAAGCCCATGAGATTG GGCTGCCCAAGTGTGGAGAAGCCAGGGGAGCCCAAG GCTGTGGTGTATGAGGCCCCAGGTTTTCAGGGCTGCAGCTGGGAAGTGAGCAGAGACATCTACAACATTCGGCAGCCAGAGGACAGCCAGAGCCCTCACCTGACCTCTGTGGGGTCTTTGCGAGTTCTTGGAGGCTG TTGGGTGGGCTATGAGAAGGAGGGCTTCCGGGGCCATCAGTATCTGCTGGAAGAGGGGGAATATCCTGATTGGTCACACTGGGGAGGGTATGATGAGCTGCTGACCTCCCTGCGGGTTATCCGGACG GACTTCGGAGACCCGGCTGTGGTACTGTTTGAGGCCATGGACTTCGAGGGACACGGTGTGGAAGTGAGCAAGGCGTTGCCAGACGTGGAGCTGGTGCGACACGGACCGTGCACACAGGCGATCCACGTACTCAGTGGCGT GTGGGTAGCTTATCAAGAGGTGGGCTTCTCCGGGGAACAGTACGTGCTGGAGAAAGGCGTGTACCGTAACTGCGAGGACTGGGGCGCAGGCAACAGCGCCCTCGCCTCGCTGCAGCCGGTCCTGCAG GTCGGGGAGCTCGATCTTCACTTTGTCTCAAAG ATTCAGCTTTTTTCCTGCCCCGACTTCCTGGGTGACCGTATCTCCTTCGAGGATGACCAGGCCTCTCTGCCCGCCTCCTTCCAACCCCAGTCCTGCCGTATCCACGGTGGCAG CTGGATCCTATTTGATGAGAAGGACTTCAAGGGTGACCAGCACATTCTGTCTGAGGGCGAGTTCCCCACTCTCACAGCCATGGGCTGTCTAGCCTCCACAGTCCTGTGCTCTCTACGGAAGGTACCCCTG CACTTTTCAGAGCCCTCCATCTTCCTGTTCGGACTCGAGTGCTTTGAGGGGAAGGAGATTGAGCTCAGCGGGGAGGTGCGGAGCCTGCAAGCCGAGGGCTTCAACAACCATGTGCTGTCTGTGCGGATCAAGGGAGGCGT ATGGGTGCTGTGTGAGCACAGTGACTTCCGGGGCCGCCAGTGGCTGGTAGGCAGCTGTGAGATCACAAACTGGCTGACCTACAGCGGCATGCAGAGAATTGGCTCCCTCTACCCCATCAAGCAG CGCCGGGTTTATTTCCGCCTCTGGAATGCAGCACTGGGGGGATTCCTGGCTGTTCCAGACCACGTGGAGGACATGAAGGCGGGCCGTGTAGTGGTCTCCGATCCCCGAGCTGGAGGCAGCTGCATCTGGTACTATGAAGATGGGCTGCTAAAGAACCAG GTGGCCCCCACCATGAGCCTGCAGGTGATTGGACCTCCCAGCCCAGGTTCCAAGGTTGTGCTGTGGGCTGAGAGCCGCCTGCCACGCCAGACATGGAGCATCAATGAATCAGGTCACATCTGCAGCCAGATGTTTGAAGGCCAGATCCTGGATGTGAAAG GTGGCCGGAGCTATGACCGGGACCATGTGGTGCTATGGGAGCTGGCCAAGGAGAGGGTGTCCCAAATCTGGACCATACACGTGCTTTGA
- the CRYBG2 gene encoding beta/gamma crystallin domain-containing protein 2 isoform X3 has translation MAQQQELRAGLTAGSPNRRELDHRETRIPQNRLPGPNMEEASGPPARAEARVVSAILTWRQRPPAQEEIRHRFHKVSLVSGPPQEETFEHNHRQDEVNGFVAWQEETVNCQGSRDGTGSKNFQSHGPVFSKKYTPPPKEKRPVGRLKEAVDQGDGSPQPPRTELPGLGSMAKTEFLVPLPGPREPSPHPGAGLSSGSSRSREERRVTRTVRTTMVVGGQVDQRVSSSVTVEPLISGEALPRGRNVARTVRAVVVSPRAEDSPSHSQALELLSSLMPPEHNPPASRLPRPIAAGSRSQGLGGTGGAALRQPSETAELKDSSALAPAGTPAGGHPPENQDVPVARPDQDQNRVLDARACEHPKVQETSSPSQLPLQTSQGQVPVPSSSRLRIHDPCLGPAHPTERPVVPTHPRAQLTPHVLPPVKREGLTLTDPPSATVLPMVKSKGVKVPGQPLTLSSREAVPGPEGLSAPTSPKNKFVQDSKNVPVISPTQIEVVQGPNAPAASSPSTKVVQGPEGSPNIQKEVVQGISGSLAPSLTKEETVQGPTAPASLTTKQDKVAQMSPSSSPTQKEVVQGSEASAGPSSRQKVVIQDPAVLPAPSSSVDKVSPSPGDTFAQGATEAEVSRESRLVPDPTEGKMCPEPSREEEEMALAADLEIFLDTLRSMEPPEILRTHRLPRAPRSSYLAMYATLPPIEEDQPGPWVLGPSPQEVPALEEKQEEEEEEEEPENPYLSDDEKLQRRQEKAGPGPSWDPRPARSTQASCSPLEMMKKHIAGAKGPQPELGLELQACGRPASRLGGSLLFGSLAPATKEAHTLEPLGKKLSALPPHRAPGLRKVPGQLPLLCSENPERPACSQPQEGWNPALKTQGKLNTRPGKVILFLEPGCQGSSREVWEDIADASGWAPVASIRVVRGCWVLYQKPQFQGQKMVLPEGDVDLRAPGPTWTTHGFGSLRRVVRDYSIPEVSLFSEEGLQGEEVKLTEALNDSLGLERPLKVASATVSAGLWLLYPKPFFEGTPYILEPGEYPTSEALCTSVGSLKPMRLGCPSVEKPGEPKAVVYEAPGFQGCSWEVSRDIYNIRQPEDSQSPHLTSVGSLRVLGGCWVGYEKEGFRGHQYLLEEGEYPDWSHWGGYDELLTSLRVIRTDFGDPAVVLFEAMDFEGHGVEVSKALPDVELVRHGPCTQAIHVLSGVWVAYQEVGFSGEQYVLEKGVYRNCEDWGAGNSALASLQPVLQVGELDLHFVSKIQLFSCPDFLGDRISFEDDQASLPASFQPQSCRIHGGSWILFDEKDFKGDQHILSEGEFPTLTAMGCLASTVLCSLRKVPLHFSEPSIFLFGLECFEGKEIELSGEVRSLQAEGFNNHVLSVRIKGGVWVLCEHSDFRGRQWLVGSCEITNWLTYSGMQRIGSLYPIKQVAPTMSLQVIGPPSPGSKVVLWAESRLPRQTWSINESGHICSQMFEGQILDVKGGRSYDRDHVVLWELAKERVSQIWTIHVL, from the exons GGTGAGTGCGATACTGACATGGCGGCAGCGGCCCCCTGCCCAGGAAGAGATCAGACATCGTTTCCACAAGGTGTCCCTCGTGTCAGGGCCCCCCCAGGAGGAGACGTTTGAGCACAACCACCGTCAGGATGAAGTCAATGGCTTTGTTGCATGGCAAGAAGAAACTGTGAATTGCCAGGGCTCTCGAGATGGGACTGGTTCCAAGAACTTCCAGAGCCATGGGCCTGTCTTTTCCAAGAAGTACACACCACCACCCAAGGAGAAAAGGCCAgtggggaggctgaaggaagcTGTAGACCAGGGTGATGGGAGCCCCCAACCTCCCAGGACTGAGCTTCCAGGCCTGGGATCCATGGCCAAGACTGAGTTCTTAGTGCCCCTGCCTGGACCCCGTGAGCCAAGTCCCCACCCAGGTGCAGGTCTCAGCAGTGGGAGCTCCAGGAGTCGAGAGGAACGGCGGGTGACACGCACCGTGAGGACCACCATGGTGGTGGGAGGGCAAGTGGACCAACGTGTGAGCAGCTCTGTGACAGTGGAGCCATTGATCTCAGGTGAGGCCCTGCCAAGGGGCCGCAATGTTGCCCGCACGGTGCGTGCAGTGGTGGTGAGCCCCCGGGCTGAGGATTCACCCAGTCACAGCCAAGCCCTGGAATTACTAAGCAGCCTCATGCCTCCTGAGCACAACCCACCTGCCAGCCGCCTGCCAAGACCCATAGCTGCTGGGTCAAGGAGCCAGGGTCTGGGCGGCACAGGAGGGGCAGCTCTGAGGCAGCCATCAGAGACAGCAGAGTTAAAGGACAGCTCTGCCCTGGCCCCTGCAGGCACCCCAGCAGGCGGTCACCCACCTGAGAACCAGGATGTCCCTGTAGCTCGCCCAGACCAAGACCAGAATAGAGTCCTGGATGCCAGGGCCTGTGAGCACCCAAAGGTTCAGGAAACCTCTAGCCCTAGTCAGCTCCCTCTCCAGACTTCTCAGGGCCAAGTCCCAGTCCCCTCCTCTTCCAGACTCCGGATCCATGACCCCTGCCTGGGCCCAGCCCACCCGACAGAGCGGCCTGTGGTGCCCACTCACCCCAGGGCACAGCTCACTCCCCATGTCCTGCCCCCTGTAAAGAGGGAAGGGCTTACGCTCACGGACCCCCCTTCCGCCACTGTCCTGCCCATGGTGAAGAGCAAGGGTGTGAAAGTCCCCGGACAGCCTCTTACTCTATCCTCTAGGGAGGCTGTTCCCGGCCCAGAAGGTCTTTCTGCCCCAACATCCCCAAAGAATAAGTTTGTTCAGGACTCTAAAAATGTCCCTGTCATCTCCCCCACCCAGATAGAGGTAGTACAGGGCCCTAATGCTCCTGCTGCTTCATCCCCCTCAACTAAGGTTGTCCAGGGCCCCGAAGGCAGCCCTAATATCCAAAAAGAGGTTGTCCAGGGGATTTCAGGCAGCCTTGCCCCTTCCCTCACCAAAGAAGAGACTGTCCAAGGCCCAACTGCTCCTGCTTCCCTGACCACCAAACAGGATAAGGTTGCCCAGATGAGCCCTAGCTCATCTCCCACACAAAAAGAGGTTGTCCAGGGCTCTGAAGCTTCTGCTGGCCCATCTTCCAGGCAGAAAGTTGTTATCCAGGACCCTGCTGTTCTCCCTGCCCCATCCTCTTCAGTGGATAAGGTGTCTCCCAGCCCAGGAGATACTTTTGCCCAAGGGGCCACAGAAGCAGAGGTCAGCAGGGAGTCTCGGCTTGTCCCTGACCCCACTGAGGGCAAGATGTGTCCAGAGCCAtcaagggaggaggaagaaatggcCCTGGCTGCTGACCTGGAGATTTTCCTGGATACCTTGCGGAGCATGGAGCCCCCTGAGATCCTAAGGACTCATCGGCTGCCACGAGCCCCACGCTCCTCCTACCTGGCCATGTATGCCACGCTGCCCCCTATCGAGGAGGACCAGCCTGGGCCGTGGGTGCTGGGACCCAGTCCCCAGGAGGTGCCTGCACTGGaagagaagcaggaggaggaggaagaggaggaagagccaGAGAACCCCTACCTGAGTGACGACGAGAAACTCCAGCGCAGGCAGGAGAAAGCTGGGCCTGGCCCCTCCTGGGACCCCCGCCCTGCCAGGTCCACCCAGGCTTCTTGCTCTCCTCTGGAGATGATGAAGAAGCACATAGCAGGTGCCAAGGGCCCCCAGCCAGAGCTGGggctggaactgcaggcatgtGGCAGGCCTGCTTCCCGTCTCGGAGGCAGCCTTCTCTTCGGCAGTCTGGCGCCTGCCACCAAGGAGGCCCACACCCTGGAACCACTGGGCAAAAAACTATCTGCTCTGCCACCCCACAGGGCACCGGGGCTCAGGAAGGTGCCAGGACAGTTGCCCCTGCTCTGCAGTGAAAACCCAGAGAGGCCTGCATGTTCCCAGCCCCAGGAGGGGTGG AATCCAGCCCTAAAGACCCAGGGCAAGCTAAACACCAGGCCTGGAAAG gtgatcctcttctTGGAGCCCGGCTGCCAAGGCAGCAGCAGGGAGGTCTGGGAAGACATTGCTGATGCCTCAGGCTGGGCCCCTGTAGCCTCCATAAGGGTGGTTCGAGGCTG CTGGGTGCTGTACCAAAAGCCGCAGTTCCAGGGTCAGAAGATGGTCTTGCCTGAAGGAGATGTGGACCTCAGAGCTCCAGGGCCAACGTGGACCACTCATGGCTTTGGCTCCCTAAGGAGGGTTGTCCGG GACTACAGCATCCCAGAGGTCAGCCTATTCTCTGAGGAAGGACTGCAGGGCGAGGAAGTGAAGCTAACAGAGGCCTTGAATGACTCCCTGGGCCTGGAGAGGCCCCTGAAGGTGGCATCTGCCACTGTCTCTGCTGGTCT GTGGCTGCTGTACCCCAAACCATTCTTTGAAGGCACCCCATACATCCTGGAGCCCGGAGAGTACCCCACGTCAGAGGCTTTGTGCACCAGTGTGGGCTCCCTGAAGCCCATGAGATTG GGCTGCCCAAGTGTGGAGAAGCCAGGGGAGCCCAAG GCTGTGGTGTATGAGGCCCCAGGTTTTCAGGGCTGCAGCTGGGAAGTGAGCAGAGACATCTACAACATTCGGCAGCCAGAGGACAGCCAGAGCCCTCACCTGACCTCTGTGGGGTCTTTGCGAGTTCTTGGAGGCTG TTGGGTGGGCTATGAGAAGGAGGGCTTCCGGGGCCATCAGTATCTGCTGGAAGAGGGGGAATATCCTGATTGGTCACACTGGGGAGGGTATGATGAGCTGCTGACCTCCCTGCGGGTTATCCGGACG GACTTCGGAGACCCGGCTGTGGTACTGTTTGAGGCCATGGACTTCGAGGGACACGGTGTGGAAGTGAGCAAGGCGTTGCCAGACGTGGAGCTGGTGCGACACGGACCGTGCACACAGGCGATCCACGTACTCAGTGGCGT GTGGGTAGCTTATCAAGAGGTGGGCTTCTCCGGGGAACAGTACGTGCTGGAGAAAGGCGTGTACCGTAACTGCGAGGACTGGGGCGCAGGCAACAGCGCCCTCGCCTCGCTGCAGCCGGTCCTGCAG GTCGGGGAGCTCGATCTTCACTTTGTCTCAAAG ATTCAGCTTTTTTCCTGCCCCGACTTCCTGGGTGACCGTATCTCCTTCGAGGATGACCAGGCCTCTCTGCCCGCCTCCTTCCAACCCCAGTCCTGCCGTATCCACGGTGGCAG CTGGATCCTATTTGATGAGAAGGACTTCAAGGGTGACCAGCACATTCTGTCTGAGGGCGAGTTCCCCACTCTCACAGCCATGGGCTGTCTAGCCTCCACAGTCCTGTGCTCTCTACGGAAGGTACCCCTG CACTTTTCAGAGCCCTCCATCTTCCTGTTCGGACTCGAGTGCTTTGAGGGGAAGGAGATTGAGCTCAGCGGGGAGGTGCGGAGCCTGCAAGCCGAGGGCTTCAACAACCATGTGCTGTCTGTGCGGATCAAGGGAGGCGT ATGGGTGCTGTGTGAGCACAGTGACTTCCGGGGCCGCCAGTGGCTGGTAGGCAGCTGTGAGATCACAAACTGGCTGACCTACAGCGGCATGCAGAGAATTGGCTCCCTCTACCCCATCAAGCAG GTGGCCCCCACCATGAGCCTGCAGGTGATTGGACCTCCCAGCCCAGGTTCCAAGGTTGTGCTGTGGGCTGAGAGCCGCCTGCCACGCCAGACATGGAGCATCAATGAATCAGGTCACATCTGCAGCCAGATGTTTGAAGGCCAGATCCTGGATGTGAAAG GTGGCCGGAGCTATGACCGGGACCATGTGGTGCTATGGGAGCTGGCCAAGGAGAGGGTGTCCCAAATCTGGACCATACACGTGCTTTGA